Proteins from a genomic interval of Undibacterium parvum:
- a CDS encoding thymidylate synthase — translation MHQYLDFMRHVQEHGTIKTDRTGTGTLSVFAHQMRFDLSQGFPLVTTKKLHLKSIVHELIWFLAGSTNIKYLKDNGVSIWDDWADENGDLGPVYGSQWRSWPLPDGGHVDQISQLVEQIKNNPDSRRLIVSAWNVADIPNMKLPPCHALFQFYVADGKLSCQLYQRSADIFLGVPFNIASYALLTHMMAQQTGLEVGEFIWTGGDCHLYANHLEQVKEQLSRSTLPLPKLIIKRKPESIFDYQFEDFEFADYQFHPHIKAPVAV, via the coding sequence ATGCATCAATACCTAGACTTCATGCGCCATGTGCAAGAACATGGCACGATTAAAACCGACCGCACCGGTACCGGCACGCTGTCGGTGTTCGCGCATCAGATGCGTTTTGATTTGAGCCAGGGCTTTCCGCTGGTCACCACAAAAAAATTGCATTTAAAATCCATCGTGCATGAGCTGATCTGGTTTCTGGCCGGCTCCACCAATATCAAATACCTCAAAGACAATGGGGTTTCGATCTGGGATGACTGGGCCGATGAGAATGGTGACCTGGGTCCTGTGTATGGCTCGCAATGGCGTAGCTGGCCTTTGCCTGATGGCGGCCATGTCGACCAGATTAGTCAGCTTGTAGAGCAAATCAAAAACAATCCAGACTCACGCAGACTGATAGTCTCAGCATGGAATGTCGCTGACATTCCGAATATGAAATTACCGCCCTGCCATGCCCTGTTTCAGTTTTACGTGGCCGATGGCAAGCTCTCTTGCCAGCTGTATCAGCGCAGTGCCGACATCTTTTTGGGCGTGCCCTTCAATATCGCCTCGTACGCCCTACTGACCCACATGATGGCGCAGCAAACTGGCTTAGAAGTCGGTGAGTTCATCTGGACTGGTGGCGACTGCCACCTGTATGCCAACCATCTGGAGCAAGTCAAAGAGCAACTCTCACGCAGCACCCTGCCACTACCTAAGCTGATTATCAAACGCAAGCCCGAGTCGATTTTCGACTATCAATTCGAAGATTTTGAGTTCGCCGATTATCAGTTTCACCCGCATATCAAAGCGCCAGTCGCAGTCTAA
- a CDS encoding dihydrofolate reductase, translated as MMSSLTIIVATDKKNGIGIKNTLPWRLPEDLAHFKRTTSGHAIIMGRKTFESIGRVLPNRRNIVITRNPEWQHAGVESVSSLAAAQALVEQEHAYIIGGAEIYQQALGLADQLIVTEIEQEFACDAFFPEIAPQVWQEVKREPQHSETNQFNYAFVTYKRR; from the coding sequence ATGATGTCATCGCTCACCATTATAGTTGCCACTGATAAGAAAAATGGCATAGGAATAAAGAACACGCTGCCATGGCGTCTGCCTGAGGATCTGGCGCATTTCAAGCGCACCACTAGCGGCCACGCCATTATCATGGGTAGAAAAACTTTTGAGTCTATCGGCAGAGTATTGCCGAACCGCCGCAATATCGTCATTACCCGCAACCCGGAGTGGCAGCATGCGGGCGTCGAAAGCGTTAGCTCATTGGCCGCGGCACAAGCTCTGGTGGAGCAAGAGCATGCTTACATTATCGGTGGTGCCGAGATTTATCAGCAGGCTTTGGGTTTGGCCGATCAACTGATCGTTACCGAGATAGAGCAAGAATTCGCCTGTGATGCTTTTTTTCCGGAAATCGCACCGCAAGTCTGGCAAGAAGTGAAGCGGGAACCGCAACACTCAGAGACTAATCAATTCAACTACGCATTTGTCACATATAAAAGAAGATAG